Genomic window (Tardiphaga sp. vice304):
GCGTCGAGCGCCGAGACGTCGAAATCGCCGCCGGGCAGCGCCGCGTGCGCGGTCCAGCCTTCCGGCGCCTTGCTGCCCTTCAGCCAGGGGGCCAGTTTCTGCAGCGCCTCCTCGGCGAGCCGGCGGTAAGTGGTGATCTTGCCGCCGTAGATCGACAGCAGCGGCGCGCCACCGGGCAGATCGAGTTCAAACACATAATCGCGCGTCGCCGCCTTGGCCTCGTCGGCGCCGTCGTCATACAGCGGGCGAACGCCGGAATAGGTCCAGACCACGTCCTCGGGCTTCACCGGCTTCGCCAAATATTCGCTGACCGACGCGCAGAGATAGTCGATCTCGGCTTTGGAGATCTTAACCTGCGCGGGATCGCCATCGTAATCGAGGTCGGTGGTGCCGATCAGGGTGAAATCGTCCTGGTAGGGAATCGCGAACACGATGCGGCCGTCGGCGTTCTGGAAGATGTAGGCGCGGTCGTGGTTGTATATTTTCGGCACCACGATGTGCGATCCCTGCACCAGCCGCACCTTGGCTTTAGCATTGAATCCGGCCCCCGACGTCAGCACCTGCTCGACCCACGGCCCGCCGGCATTGACCAGCGCGCGGGCGCGGATCGTGCTGCGCTCGCCACCTGCATCCTGCACGGTGACCTGCCAGACGCCGTCGACCTGCCGGATCTCGGTGGCGCGGGTGCGGGTCCGGATGTCGGCCCCGCGGTCGGCGGCATCGCGGGCGGTCAGCACCACCAGCCGGGCATCGTCGACGAAGCAATCGGAATACTCGAAGCCGCGCTTGAAGCGCCCGGGCGCGAGCGGCTTGCCTAACGCGTCATGCGCCAGGTCCAGCGTACGGGTGGCCGGCAGCAGCTTGCGGCCGCCGATATGGTCGTAGAGGAAAAGGCCGAGCCGCAGCAGCCAGGCCGGCCGCAGCCCGGCGTGGTGCGGCAGCACGAAGCGCAGCGGCCGGATGATGTGCGGCGCGATCCCCCACAGGATCTCGCGCTCCAGCAGCGCGTGGCGCACCAGCTTGAAGTCGTAATATTCGAGGTAGCGCAGCCCGCCATGCACGAGCTTGGTCGACCATGACGAGGTGCCGCTGGCCAGATCGTTCATTTCGCACAGTAAAACGGAATTGCCGCGGCCCACCGCGTCACGCGCGATGCCGACGCCGTTGACGCCGCCGCCAATGATAGCGAGGTCGAAAATTGAACTCACCCGGACTCCCTTGCGCCAATTGATCCGGCGCCTTCCATGAGAAAAGGACGCGCCATCTTCGCTTTGAGCGATTTGGCTTTCGGTTTGGATTAAAACACAACCAAAAACGAAAGCAATGGGGAATTTGGGCGTTTTGATTTGCGAGGTTGCCGCTGTATTGGCCACCTCTCCCGAAGGGAGAGGTCGGATGTTGGAGCGGAGTGAGAACATCCGGGTGAGGGGTTAGGAACGTTTCGTCGGCGCGCGGCCCCCTCACCCGGAACGCGCTTCGCGCCTTCCGACCTCTCCCCGCCGGGGAGAGGTGAAGCGGAGCGCCTTCGCTGGCTCAGAGCGCGGTCGGTTCCGGGTTCAACTCGTCGGCTTCTTCCACCCGGCCGGGCAGCGCCTCGATCACCAGCACGCCCTTGCTCTGGCAGATCGCCTGCAATCCCGGCGGCAGCGGCGCGTCGGTGACGAAGGTCTGGACCTGGCTGATATGGGCGATACGCACCGCCGCGGTACGTCGCAGCTTGGTGGAATCGGCCACCAGCATCACCGAGCGGGCATTGGCCATTATCGCCTGCGCGGCCTGCACCTCGCGATAGTCGAAATCCAGCAGGGCGCCTTCGGCGTCGATCGCCGAGGCGCCGATAATGGCATAATCGACCTTGAACTGGCCGATCAGACCGATCGCGGTGGAGCCGATCACCGCGCCGTCGCTTCGCCGCACCGTGCCGCCGGCGACGATCACCTCGATGCGCGGGTGGCGGTACAGCATCATCGCGACGTTGAGGTTGTTGGTGATCACCAGCAGGTCCTCATGCGCCGTCAGCGCGCTGGCGACTTCCTCGGTGGTGGTACCGACGTTGATGAAAAGCGAAGAGCCGTTTGGGATCTGGGCGGCTGCCGCGATGCCGATGGCGCGCTTTTCGTCGGCAGCGACGAAGCGGCGCGCTTCGTAAGCGAGATTCTCGACGCCGGAGGCGATAATGGCGCCACCGTGGATCCGGGTCAGCGAGCGATGGTCGACGAGGTCGTTGAGGTCTTTTCGAATGGTCTGCGCAGAGACCTCGAAACGGCGCACGAGGTCGTCCACCATCACCCGCCCGGTCGTCCGGGCAAGGTTGAGTATTTCAGTCTGGCGATGGGACAGGCAGATCACGGGAACACCTCAGCAAAGGCGTCCATGGTGCGGTTATTTGACCGCGCGCGTCAACGTCGCGCGCCCCCTGTCCCACCTTGCCCCGTCAGGAGACCGGCGAAACGCTCAAGCTGCGGCAATGACCGGCGCGGTCAGAAATCCCTGGCTCGCGAACAGGAAAGCGGCGCGCTCGGCCTCGCGGGCGTTGGCGAACAGCTGACCTTCCATCGGGTTGAACCGATGCGTTGCGGCAAAGAAACGATAGCCGTCGGGATTGCGAACGACGATGCCGGCGGCCTGCTGGCTGACTTCGATGATGTAGGTGTCTGATGACATGACGATTCCCCGATATGCATAACTCTGCATATTCCGGGCCATCAACCGAGCGGCGCCATTTCCGTTCCAATTCGGACTACGCGGAAACCGGCTGGCCCTCGCGCTGGATCGGTTGCTTGCGGCCCTGCTCGTCGATCGAGACATAGGTGAAGTGGCCGTCGGTCACCAGGATCGAGGCGTTTTCATTACGGCGCAGCACCCAGGCTTCCAGATGCACGGTGATCGAGGTCTTTCCGATCCGCACCAGCGCATGGACCGAGACAACGTCGCCGACGAACACCGCCTTGCGGAAATTCATCGCGTCGATGGCCACGGTGACGGTGCGCGACCGGGCCATCTTGGAGGCGAAAATGCCCCCGCCGAGATCCATCTGGCCGAGCAGCCAGCCGCCGAAAATATCGCCATTGGCATTGGTATCGGCCGGCATGGCAAGCTGCCGGATGGTCAGGTCGCCGGTGGGTTCTTTGCGCGGATCGGTTCCCCGGGCCAATGTTGCGTCCGTCATAGGCAGTCACCTGCCGCGCTTTGAGTCACTTGAAATTCTCCCATCCCTCGTCAGGGGCAAACCGGTCGCCATGCTTTACCGCCAGGGTACGCAAGGTGGCCACAATATTCTCCGCGCCGCGGTTGCGGGCATAGTTCATCGGGCCGCCGCGGAAGGGCGCGTAGCCGGTTCCGAAGATCATCGCGCCATCGACCATGTCGGCGTTGTCCACCGTGCCCTCGCGCAGGCAGGCGACGCAGACGTTCGACATCGGCAGCATCAGGCGGTCGATCATTTCCTGGGTCGGCTTGGTCGTTACCACGGCGCCGGAGGTCTTGTCGGCGCGACCGTCCTTCCAGGTATAGAAGCCCTGCCCGGTCTTGCGGCCGAGTTCGCCGCGGGAGACCTTTTCGCGCAGCCAGGCCGGCGTCGGCGGCAGCAGATCGCCGAATTTCGAGCGCAGCATGTCGCCGACCGCAAGGCAGATATCGAGCCCGACCTGATCAGCGAGTTCGATCGGCCCCATCGGCATGCCGAACTGCTCGGCAGCGGCGTCGATGGTGGTCTTGTCGATCTTCTCGTCGAGCATCACCATGGCTTCGAGCATGTAGGGCGTCAGCGCGCGGTTGACCAGGAAGCCCGGCGACGACTTCACCGGCAGCGGCAGCCGGTCAATGGCGCCGACGAAGGCCATCGCCTGCTTCAGCAGGCCGGCATCGACGCGGTCATGGCTGACGACCTCGACCAGTTGCAGCCGCGATACCGGATTGAAGAAATGCAGCCCGAGCAAGCGGGCCGGATTGGCCAGCGAGCTTCGCATATCTTCCAGCGGAATGCTGGAGGTGTTGGTGGCAAGGATCGCCGAGGGCTTCATGCGGGGCTCGATCGCCGCAAAAACCTTCTGTTTCAGATCGAGATTTTCGCTGACGGCCTCGATGATCAAATCGGCGCTGCGCACGCCTTCGCCGTCCATGTCTGGGATCAACCGGTCGAGCGCATCGCGCTGGTCGGTGCGCTTTCGCATGATCTTGCCGAACAGATCGGCAGCGCGCTGGACCGCGCCGGCGATCGGCTGCGGTTTCATGTCGGCCAGCGTGACGCGCAGCCCCTGATTCGCGCACCACGCCGCGATGTCGCCACCCATCGCGCCGGCGCCGATGACGTGGACATGTTCGATCGTGTGGCCGGCGCCCGCCAGCTTCTTCATCTGCTCGCGCAGGAAGAACACCCGGATCAGGTTCTGCGCCGTCGGCGTCACCATCAGATCGGCGAACGACGCCTGCTCGGCGCGCAGCATCGCAGCGCGGTTGCCGCCGTGGCGCTCCCACAGAGCGATCAGCGCATAGGGCGCGGGATAG
Coding sequences:
- the glpD gene encoding glycerol-3-phosphate dehydrogenase — translated: MSSIFDLAIIGGGVNGVGIARDAVGRGNSVLLCEMNDLASGTSSWSTKLVHGGLRYLEYYDFKLVRHALLEREILWGIAPHIIRPLRFVLPHHAGLRPAWLLRLGLFLYDHIGGRKLLPATRTLDLAHDALGKPLAPGRFKRGFEYSDCFVDDARLVVLTARDAADRGADIRTRTRATEIRQVDGVWQVTVQDAGGERSTIRARALVNAGGPWVEQVLTSGAGFNAKAKVRLVQGSHIVVPKIYNHDRAYIFQNADGRIVFAIPYQDDFTLIGTTDLDYDGDPAQVKISKAEIDYLCASVSEYLAKPVKPEDVVWTYSGVRPLYDDGADEAKAATRDYVFELDLPGGAPLLSIYGGKITTYRRLAEEALQKLAPWLKGSKAPEGWTAHAALPGGDFDVSALDALVVELRRDYPFLTPAHADRLAHAYGTRAQKMLGQAKALADLGVPFGATLTEREVNYLIANEFAVTAEDIVWRRSKLGLRMSAAEIATLQDWITAHHQPSASPVIAAGARP
- a CDS encoding DeoR/GlpR family DNA-binding transcription regulator — protein: MICLSHRQTEILNLARTTGRVMVDDLVRRFEVSAQTIRKDLNDLVDHRSLTRIHGGAIIASGVENLAYEARRFVAADEKRAIGIAAAAQIPNGSSLFINVGTTTEEVASALTAHEDLLVITNNLNVAMMLYRHPRIEVIVAGGTVRRSDGAVIGSTAIGLIGQFKVDYAIIGASAIDAEGALLDFDYREVQAAQAIMANARSVMLVADSTKLRRTAAVRIAHISQVQTFVTDAPLPPGLQAICQSKGVLVIEALPGRVEEADELNPEPTAL
- a CDS encoding acyl-CoA thioesterase — its product is MTDATLARGTDPRKEPTGDLTIRQLAMPADTNANGDIFGGWLLGQMDLGGGIFASKMARSRTVTVAIDAMNFRKAVFVGDVVSVHALVRIGKTSITVHLEAWVLRRNENASILVTDGHFTYVSIDEQGRKQPIQREGQPVSA
- a CDS encoding 3-hydroxyacyl-CoA dehydrogenase NAD-binding domain-containing protein, translating into MHSKIMDVLADRVLELGPSNTESAEQGAYKHFRLTRDADGIAWLLFDRAGASANTLSANVLEEFDAVLAALEVHRPAGLVIRSAKPSGFIAGADVNEFRGATDARLVETGIGRAHAVIDRLETLKIPTVAVIHGFCLGGGLEVALACQSRIAIEDARFGFPEVMLGLHPGLGGTARFTSLVNPMQAMTLMLTGKTIDARKAKSLGLVDAVTQERHVRNAVKDAVFGRLRRARPGLLHALLNFSPVRGILASRMIAEAGKAAPREHYPAPYALIALWERHGGNRAAMLRAEQASFADLMVTPTAQNLIRVFFLREQMKKLAGAGHTIEHVHVIGAGAMGGDIAAWCANQGLRVTLADMKPQPIAGAVQRAADLFGKIMRKRTDQRDALDRLIPDMDGEGVRSADLIIEAVSENLDLKQKVFAAIEPRMKPSAILATNTSSIPLEDMRSSLANPARLLGLHFFNPVSRLQLVEVVSHDRVDAGLLKQAMAFVGAIDRLPLPVKSSPGFLVNRALTPYMLEAMVMLDEKIDKTTIDAAAEQFGMPMGPIELADQVGLDICLAVGDMLRSKFGDLLPPTPAWLREKVSRGELGRKTGQGFYTWKDGRADKTSGAVVTTKPTQEMIDRLMLPMSNVCVACLREGTVDNADMVDGAMIFGTGYAPFRGGPMNYARNRGAENIVATLRTLAVKHGDRFAPDEGWENFK